The genomic DNA gctagTGCATGTGGCAGTGGTGCGCCCTATTAATCTaaatgggacacaccgccccgCATGCTCCTGCGCGGCTTTCACCATATGCTGAAATCTGCATGTAGTGCGTCCGCGTAttacacgggcgcactgtacctcTACTGCAACCAAATGTGAGgtagctctggtggtgcagtggttaaatgtcagtaataaaaataataaagttgaTTTATATTTTCATCCTCTCCAAAGATCGAGGTGGGattgcaacaataaaataatacaagataatacaaataatacaaaatactaaTATAagcaataaaacactaatactgaatttttcaattcctattagttctctaaaatcaatttatcagtaGTCAGTGATCATAGTCAAGAGTGCAATATTGTCATAGGTTTTTTATATAAAGTCTGGtggaaaagcctgccggaagagatctgttttgagtgccttcttaaagacctctaaggtagtgatgcaatggatctcttccggtaggctattccataattttggaatcactgctgcaaacgccctgtgggaagttgtcattaatcTAGTATTGTGGTGTTCCAGtaaatacttccctgatgttctgagagtgcggggcggattgtgtagggagaggtgttccctcaagtaacttgggcccgagccatgtagggctttaaaggtgataaccaacaccttgtattggcagccagtgaagagatttcaattttggtgttatatggtcaaacctagatgtgctgttgaccaatctggctgctgcattttgaagcaATTGtagcttctggacttggtacaagggtagccccaagtagagcgcattacagaagtttAAACGAGAGATtacaagtaccactgcttcagggtcctttcggtccaggtagggaccaAGCTGATACCAAGTacttctggccgtcacatctatatgagatgacaactgcagggagAGATCAAGGAGTActtccaaactgcaaacttcctcctttaggggaagtgtggcctGTCCAGGACAGGCtaacaaatctccatccctggacttaaggtacctatcgcgagtatctccgttttctctggattcagcctgagtttgttttccctcatccagcccattactgatccctgactccagatgatctctcccagcggcttcatgtaaatgttgaatagcattggtgacAGTATCGCACCTTGAGGGATATGAGCCCCCTCTTGgatgaataactgtccccaagcgacaccatctggactctgcccgagaggtaggacctgaaccactgcaagacagtgcctccgatacctaactccctcaggcattccagaaggataccgtggtcaatggtatcgaaggtcgctgagatgtccaagagcaccagcagggtcacacttcccttgtcgatgcccagacagagatcatcgacttaggcaaccatggcagtctcaactccatatcctgccctgaggCTAGTTTGAAGTGAGTACTGCaacactcactcacaaaccacaaggttgtgagttcaatcccagccagaagctcaggatcgactcagcctggcatctttccaaaATGGCtgaaatgagcacccagcttgtctggggaaagcagcttacagttgtaagctgcttagagattgtttagtgcagtatgaagtggtatataaatgacgCTACTAATGCTGCTTATTCCAACCTCTGCCACCAATGTGAGAACCTCCTCCTGTCCCAGCACTCGCGGCTTCCAATTGTGGGGACCTCCTGGGTGCCCTCTATCCCCATTGGACATCACAACTCTTTAAGAACTGCTGCTGCCACAGAAATTGTGTTTTAATTCAAGCTTCCCAATATaagttgggtctcccttatctggaattttaaaaatctgatatactccaaaagccaaaatttttctcatgggtggctgagagtgatacctttgctttctgatagttcagagtacacaaactttgtttcatgaagaaaattattacaaatattgtataaaactactttcaggctatgcatataagatgcatatgaaacataaatgaattttgtgcttacACTTGGGTTCCATGTTCAAAATAttgcattatgtatgtatatggaaatacaagcattccacccccccccccccccccaaaaataggaaagaaacaaagaaatccaAACTGTCCGGTCCAaagcattctggataagggagactccacttGTATTTAGCATACCCAGAGGCAAAAGTTATAATGTAAgaacagtttattcatgacaaccaaatacaggttataaccatcaaattacaaaaataattaaaaccctttaaaacttccacagtcaattatataaaaataacaatttattaaacagaaatgAACATCATATACAGACTAATTAATTAATACAGCTAATTCACATCTCTCACATTCAACTCCTAGCTAACTCAGACCTTAACTCTCCTCGTCACACAACTCCTAAACCCATGCACTAATTCCCTAGTCTAGACTCTACTCTCCTTTTCTCCCATCACTCCTCACCAATTTTACTACAGCCAGACTTTTCaaaatcccttcaaatgttttgacAATCACCATTCGTTCCTGATATGTCATTCTCTCACCACTCCTAACAGATCCAAACCTTATTACAACTGATATAGTGTACATACCTAACCATGTTACCTTAACATTTCtaataaaagaaacatttcccCCTGAAAAGTCAATAACATCACAGGTACTGCCCACTCATCATGACTGTAGGAATACACATTACCTGGTACGTACTTGACTTTAAACCAAAGGATTACTTCCTTTGGAGGAGTAAAATTGTTGGTTTGCTGATTGTTGGAAAATAAACATGGATTGCTACCTACTTTCCTTTGCTCATATTTAAACCCTCCAATACAGTtgcataaatataaatttatataaacaGATACATTGAGCACTGTAATGTATTGAATCTGATAGCATAATCACAAGAATTGCATCTTATAaaacactttccccccttttagtTGCAGAAATTAGACCATGATCTTGAAATGGTGCTCTCAACAGTCCAGGCAAAGAATAAAAAACTGAAGCAAGAGTTGCTGAGGTATATATTATACTGGACCCAGTATTATCTTGGAACTATTCAGTTATTTCTATACAAATAGGAattagctgggttttttttttctttcccccctcatatATGTGCTAAAAGGGAACAACAGTGGTTGGAAGAACAGCAGCAGCTGATAGCCTGTCTCAATCAAACTAAGGAAGAAGTCAGCAATCAAGTTGTACACTTTTCTGAGAAAAGGTATTCATACAATTGTGACCTAAATACTGTACTGAAGTAGTAGACATCTAGTAACACATTCTTCGCCTCTGCTGCCCAAAAATCTGCTCCAGAGAGTTTCCCAGGCTTCCTCAGCAGTTTTCAAGGGTTCAtggttgctgggggggggggggaggaattgtcCTCCTTCAGTTCCGTTGATAAAAGCAGTTCCATCAGTGATATGACAGTGTTAGATCCTGTTTTTCAAGTTTCTTAAGGAAAAACTAGAGAAATGGGAATTATGTGACAAAGAATGTTGCACTATTAAATTTAACTTTTGTTTGCTACTTGGTCTGGCAGTACTAGTTGCAAGATAATTTAACATTAATGTATTACATTATCACTATATTGTTTGGCTGCTAATAAATTGAAAAGTCACCTcagttatattttattgttttatatcttAGAGCATTTCAAGAACTAAAAACgaaaatgttgaaaataaaaGCCTTTAAGGAAGAGATCCTGAAGGCCCTGGGAGAATTCCTTGAAGAACACTTCCCTCTCCCTGAGAATGGTGGaactacaaaaaagaagagagtATGGTCATTTGTATTTTCATATTAAATGAAGAACTCTTTTTCTTTGGATAATAATTAAACGCACAGGCAAAAATGCTCTAAACATACTGAAACTGCAGTTCAAATGGTTTGGCCCTCATTAATCTGGAATGCACCCAGCAGGTACTCACCTTGTCTGAGGCCCTGCTGTACACACACATCATTTCCAAAACCAGCTTCAGTCTCATATAACGTTTAGctttccacctgtcctggactTCCTTATTTTCAGTTTCTCTATCTTTTGTGCTACCAGTATTTCTCTTCCTCAGATTTTACAGGCTATAAGCACTGGTGCCCATGCTCAGACTTCTTGCAGTTGTTATAGGAAGCCATTTCATGCAGCACCTGTAACCCTAAAGTTCTGTTTCATTTTCAGATATAGTTGATAATAGAGTATCTACTATGCCTCCTGGTGGTCATAGTTAACAAAATTGCTAGAGACATTCCTCTCTCATTCATAAAGGCTATGTTGACAGTTAAACTGCAACTTCAAATGCCTGGGATAAGCTTTTTGCAATTTCTGTTTTTATGCCTAttgacaatgaaaataattgttgcTGTTTGGACCTTTGCCCATTTAAGCAGTTCAGTCTTCCTTAGAAAACCATAGTTTGTGTGAGGGTGATATAAATATCTATGTACATTTATACTTTCTTTTGaaaatcatatcatcatcattatctcccctttctcccaatatagagacataaggtggctaacaacaaatttaaaacagtacacattgaaaacaatgcaaaagcattaaaatgaagtttaaaaaacaattttaaaatctatcaagttaaaaacattacacattaaaaatataaaatgtattaaactATATAAAAATGTTAACATCTGAATCCCAAAGCATTAAAAGACCCATCCCTCAgtagtttgaaaaagcctgatgacacaaaaatgtatttacctGCCATTGAAAGGACAGCAGGGATCGGGCCATCCTGACCCCTTAAGGGAGAGTTCCAGAGTCcaagggcagccaccaagaaaccCCTCTCCCTTGTagtcgtaataataataataataataataataataataataataattgttttatttatagcccacccaatcacgaggAATCCGGGCaagttacaacagtaaaaatacattagaaatacaataaaattaaaaattaatatcttCTCAACCCCCATCCCAGTTCTAAAACTACAATATTAAATcatcacaatttaaaatcaataaaatacaataggcTCAAAATTGGGGAAATTTGGGTGGACAGAGAAACACGGATCGCAGTCTAATCGTATTCGGGGAGATGAATGAAACTAACCTAAGTAGTTGGTGGaacagagaagggcctctctgaaTGTTCTTAATATTCTAATGGGCTCATAAGCTCTGCTTAAACTTAGAATGCTAAGTGAAAGTACAATTTAAAATgagcaaatgttttttaaagagcCTAACAATGCATTGAATGTTTGTCCACTTGACTGTTTACTCAGGTCAGTGCAGCCTTACATTTTCAGATTATCTTTCATGTCCATTCTTGTTAAAAACTTACTATTTAGAAATGGCACATGAAATACCAGTGTTTGAGAATGCACCTAAACTGGCTTATATGCTAAAATCTGCATAGATCATATACAATGGATTGGggtatatttgttttctattattCCCTTGTAATATCTCAAACCATGAAAGCCTTGGCACATATGCAGAGGTTTGCATCTTTAGGACTTGAGGACTCAAGAACCATGAGTGTAATGATTAAGAATATCATCTATCCTTGTTGTATGGCTTTAAATGATGTGGATATGACAAGTGTGTGTTCTCAGCCATATTCTTGCATAACTACAGGACTCACACATAAATACCTTTTCCAAGCCCAATTCTAAATGTGAATGAATTTTCAACTCTCTCTAAAAATTGGTTTTCATTGCAAATATGCATGTCTTAAGTATTAAATTAAATGTTCTTGTCTTTTTTCTTCCTGTAGCATTCATCTGAAGAACCACAGGCACAGCTAATAACATTACATGAAATTTTAGAGGTAAagagaatttttatttgtttgtgtttgcTACAGTTCAGTGCTGACATTGATAGGGAACAAAACAAATATGCCAAGAATTAGTAGTTTGGAATGGTCTGCCCCAAATCTCAACACAATTATGTTGTTCTTGTCTTTAAAACAGGGAAGTAGAATGAgttcttttgtattttctttcttttaagccAACTTTCTCTTATTTGTATTAATAATTTTTGATAAATCTTTAATATATTTACCAGAATTTCAGGCTGAGAAATCTAATCTGAATTTGTTCTCATTTCCAGAATCTTATAAATAAACATGTAAACGTACCTCATGATCCATATATAACAATCAATGCTTCATTTTGGTCACCTTACATTGAACTACTTCTGCGATATGGGATTGCATTAAGACATCCAGAAGATCCTAACCGAATACGCCTAGAAAATTTTTATGATTAGCAAGATGTATTAAAACCAAGCCATCACCTggtcagtaaaataaaataacaagaaggggtataaacattttcttcttcctcagaaaATATTAATTACTGATGTTTTATATCTTTCATGCAGGTTCTTGACATTGTTTCTGTAAAGTAAAACTGCAGAACTCATTTTAGCGTGAGATTTTAAACTGCttctaatgttgcttttaataaCTATTCTGAAATCTGTTGAGACTGTTAAAAGATCAGCTCAGATTAAAGGACTATTTTAGACCTGTGATTTATTTGGCTCTTGCTTTCCAAATGTTTGAACTGTCTGATGTTTTATGGCATGAGCATAAAAGCAAACAGTATTTCTTCCTGGGATTGCATGCTGAGAACAtaacagattgattgattgattgattggcttCAAAGTCTCTCCTTCCCACATTTGTGGGAAGTGGAGACAAGAGAAATGGGAGATATTTAAGGTTGTGGATATTTACCCTCTTTCTGACCCTTTCCCTTCCTAAACCTACTGACTGGTAAGCATTGTTATTGCCATATCATTGGAAATGGGCCCCTTTGAAAATGTTAGGAACACAATTATTATAGATATGCCTCTTAAATCAACTATATAGAAAAGagtggaaccttgccttacgtgggggatccgtttgGGACCCACACCCCCGTGTAAGGTGAATTCtgcttatgctcaagccccattagaatgaatggggctcgtgcatgcagtggTGTAGTGTGCGCGTGCAGCAGCCACACGCACCATAGACAACATTACAGTGCGGCTTCTGCAGAAGCCGGCATATggagcaggcacactgtatttttgaAAATCAGAGAACTTCTGGACTGCTTCCAGATCAATCCAATTCCAGATTCTTCGATGAATAACACTGTAGTTCCCTTTTCATCATACCTATGATTTAAAATGTTTGACTTCCTGGTATGCTGTACACATCCATATATTTGATTACAGAATCACTAGACTTGGTGTGTTATATAATGAGACTAAAACAAAGACCATAATAAGGATTTGGACCTAGTCATGATGTACTTCTGTTACCACCCAAAcaaacactgttttaaaatgcatacatatagaCCAGTTTTAATCAAATGTGATATTGGACCTTTTCCAATTCAGCATTTTCATGCAAGGTTGAGACAGCTAGCAAACTTGGACTTTTTCATAGAACATGATGTGAAACAAATTTTAAGAATTGTGGGTGCCACCATTCAAACTACTTTTTCATTCAAATCATGTCCAAAATCATCAACATCTACCTAGGTAACACTGGATAAATTTCCTAGTATTATAGATTTACAGTACTCTATAATATATGGCACGTTTATTCATTaattcaatttatatcctgcctttctcccaccaaGTTCAGACTTTAGACACTGAGTATGGAGAGTCATATTATACACACTatcaaaaatgtgtgtttgtcAGAACTAAAAATGCTTACACATAGCTTGGCTTTCTTCTTAGAACCATAATATTCCTTTTTTGGTTCAGAGTAAAAAATGTTCCGTGACACAATAAAACTGAAGGAATAGCTGTTACTGCTAAATGGCTACTTTTTCTTGTCCCCAACAGAAATTACTTGCATCATACCACTCTTGGCCATATTGGTTGGGGGATGATGGTGTTTACAGTACAATATAACTGACAAATGGTACATAGAATAATAGTGTTGGAAACGACTATCCATCCCAGCCCATCGCAACCAGAGGAATCCACTAGTAAAAAAAGACCTTGCAGAAATGCAATTTAATGTCTGTTTGAAAGCTTCTAACAGAATTTCCCACTTTCCAAGATAGtctgctccactgttgaacagttcttactgtcaggaagttcttcctaatgtttagttggcatgtccttgtaatttgaatctgttgTTTGGGATCTACCCTCTCAGACAGATGAAGACAAGGTCACTCCATTTTCTGCATGACGGCCCTTCGGGTATTTAAAGATTAGTAGCTTAATCACTTTTGAATCTTCTTctttcaaggctaaacatacgcaTGTCTCTCAACCATTCCCCACAAAATTAGGTTTCTAGATCTTCTACCATCTTGTTTCCCTCCTTTGaacatattccagcttgtcagtCCTTAACCTGTGGCACCCGCAATtagaaacagtattccaggtgagatacAACCACAGCAGactagagtggtactattacttcaaaaacaaaaatgaccatGGAGAAACTACATacatt from Sceloporus undulatus isolate JIND9_A2432 ecotype Alabama chromosome 2, SceUnd_v1.1, whole genome shotgun sequence includes the following:
- the CENPK gene encoding centromere protein K isoform X1 encodes the protein MAEIFSKNMSLYEQDMSPTITSPLLSSNDAKEQLLEECEEIWKQMEECQNKLALQESETLGSDPKLSLLMKRLKALTAEFNQWQKRKPEVITTNPKILVALGRDQLQKLDHDLEMVLSTVQAKNKKLKQELLREQQWLEEQQQLIACLNQTKEEVSNQVVHFSEKRAFQELKTKMLKIKAFKEEILKALGEFLEEHFPLPENGGTTKKKRHSSEEPQAQLITLHEILENLINKHVNVPHDPYITINASFWSPYIELLLRYGIALRHPEDPNRIRLENFYD
- the CENPK gene encoding centromere protein K isoform X2; amino-acid sequence: MSLYEQDMSPTITSPLLSSNDAKEQLLEECEEIWKQMEECQNKLALQESETLGSDPKLSLLMKRLKALTAEFNQWQKRKPEVITTNPKILVALGRDQLQKLDHDLEMVLSTVQAKNKKLKQELLREQQWLEEQQQLIACLNQTKEEVSNQVVHFSEKRAFQELKTKMLKIKAFKEEILKALGEFLEEHFPLPENGGTTKKKRHSSEEPQAQLITLHEILENLINKHVNVPHDPYITINASFWSPYIELLLRYGIALRHPEDPNRIRLENFYD